DNA sequence from the Sediminibacillus dalangtanensis genome:
TCGAAACTGCATCCATTGCAAAATATAAAGGGCATGTCCAGTTTCAGTCAGTCTGGTTTGCTTATGACGAGAAAGAGTATGTCTTGAAAAATATTGATTTGGACATTCGGCCGGGAGAAACAGCAGCTTTTGTGGGACATACCGGATCCGGCAAAAGCTCAATCATGAATTTGCTGTTCCGGTTCTATGATCCGCAGGAAGGAAACATTTTGATTGATGGCAAGGAGATTGTTGGTTTGTCGAGACAACAAGTAAGAAGCCATATGGGAATCGTATTGCAGGATCCGTTTCTTTTCACGGGCACCATTTTGTCGAATGTAACCATGAATGATCCAACTATTTCCCGGGAAATGGCGATAGATGCATTAAAGGCGGTTGGTGCTGACCGGTTCATCGAGCGACTGCCAGGTCAGTATGAAGAGCCCGTTAAAGAAGGCGGAAATACATTCTCCATGGGAGAACGGCAGCTGATTTCCTTTGCACGCGCTCTGGCATTCGATCCTTCCATTCTGATTCTTGATGAGGCTACGGCCAATATCGATACAGAAACGGAAAACGTTATTCAAGAAGCATTGAATGTACTGAAAAAGGGACGTACGACCTTGATTATCGCCCACCGACTCTCAACAATCCAGCAGGCGGATAACATCTTTGTTCTGGAGCATGGTACAATCAAAGAACAAGGCAATCACCAAAGTTTGCTGGAGCAGGCCGGCCTCTATTATCAAATGTATCAGATGCAGCAGGGCAGGCTGAAGGAGCAGGTCATTTAAGTAAGACGCGAAAGCGTGGGGTGTGTAAATGGCGAATTCAGATGACCGCAAACAGGATATCATCGATAAAGATTTGTATGAAGAAATCCCGGAGGAAGAGCTGTTGGAAATCCTCCAACAAGAAAAACGGAAGTCTCGTGAGAAAGAACGGGAAGAACGTGACAGACCAAAACGCCCTTTTCCGAAATGGGCGTTTTGGTTGATTGCCGCTGCAATGATGTTCAATGTCATCGCTTTGCTGCCAAACACGTTCTCGATACCTGCTATCAACTTTTTGATCACCTCTTCCAAACTGTCGGCGAACGAAGAAATAAGCAGCTATAAACCCGCCGTCGTGGTTATCGAAGCAGGAAATAGTCGGGGCACGGGCTTTTCCATCACAGCAGATGGAAAGATTTTGACCAATCAACATGTAATCGAAGGAGAGAGACGGATTTTGGCTGCTTATCCGGATGAAGGATTATTTAAAGCGGAAGTTATTGCTTCTTATCCTGACATCGATTTAGCTGTACTCCAGGTAGAAGGTGAAGGTTTACCGCACTTGGAATTAGCTGAAAGCAGCCGTTTTACCGAAGAAGAACACTTTTACTTTATAGGGAATCCATTGCGGTTTCAGGGGATTGCCAATGAAGGTGAAATTATTGGTTATACGCAGCTGCGGGATTGGGAAGAGCGGGTGCTGATGCTAAAAGCGCCTGTTTATCGGGGCAATAGCGGAAGTCCGGTTATCAATGAAGCTGGAAAAGTAATCGGTGTGGTGTTTGCTACGCTTGATCATGAAGAACACGGAAAAGTCGGCCTTGCCGTTCCGATTGAATATTATTATGAAAAACAATAAATGCAGCCACCCGCAGGAGTAGAAATTATCCTGCGGGTTTTTCTGTGTGGCACTGTACCCATGCTCTGGATTCAGAACAGTGTAACGTAGTAGGGGAAAGCACTCATCAAACAACAGAATGAAAGAAGGTTTTTACTGATTTTTCATTGCACACCCGAATGCATAAAGAAGTGCTTTAAACTCCTGAGCTTCCTTTCGTTCTAATTTTGCAGAGGAGAAAGCCTGTTGAATGAATAGAAAGTGTGAAGGGCGGCTCATCTCAACAAAAGTTGTCCTATCCAAGTTTGATTTGCTCCTTTTCGCCAGCATGTCTGCTGCGTTTTACGGACGTAAGACAAGGGTATTTGAAAAGAAAAAGGAGGAATGACAATGCTTTACTATGTATCCTCATTGTACGACTATCAATTAAAGGCAAGTGATGGTGAACTGGGTAAAGTAAAAGAACTATACTTTGATGATAAGCAATGGGTTCTCCGTTATTTTGGAGTGGATACTAGAAAATGGCTCCCGGGCAAAAAAGTGCTCTTGTCTCCAAGGTCTTTCCAAGCAATTGATGACGAGAACCAGGCAATCGAGCTGTCCAGCGATAAAGAAACGGTAAGGAACAGTCCTTCACTTGATGAGAGTTCGCCGTTGTCCAGAGAGTATGAAATGACGCTTACCCGATATTATGGCTGGGCACCATACTGGACCGGCGGACTGCTTTGGGGCCGGCAGGATGTACCATTAGTTGGAGCTGTTACCAATTCCGATCAGGCTGAGAGTTTATCAGAGAACCGAGAAGAAACCCTGGCAGAAGAATTGACACATAATTTACGGGAAATGGACGACCTGACGGATAAATTTACTGTTCATGCTTCGGATGGGAAAATCGGAACAATTGATGATGTTTTACTGGATGGAGAAAACTGGAAATTACGCTATCTAGTCGTAAAAAACGGTCAAGACTTCTCTTGGAAATATTCATTGCTCTCTCCTGACTGGACGCAGTCAGTAGACTGGGTCGACTACAACCTGTACCTTGATGTTACACAGGAAACGGTGAAAAATGGTCCGGGAATTTCGGATAAACAGCAAATAACCAGAGAAACTGAACAAGAGTTGCACACAGCTTATGGTAAAAAAACCTACTGGACCTATTAAACATCCCATTGAAATTGGCAACGCACCCCCAATCACCATGATCGGGGGTGCGAATTTTTATATTTAGCTAAAAAAATCTCGAAGTGAAGATTGTAATAATAATCGTTTTAACTACAGTATGTTCTCCAGCTCTTCCACGAATTTTGTAACTTCATGACAGCTTTTTAAACAAAATGTAATCTTCCTGTGATAGCTTCCTGTATTCTGTTTCGGTATCATTAGTCATATTAAAGAATAATGGAGATTATCATGCAGAATAAAAATAAACGAACAATACAACACAGCATATTAAAAAAAACACCCAGAAAAAAACTGCGATATTCGAAATTTTTAAAGGCTGGAGGTGATGAGGGTTGATCACTCATCGCTCTGCTACGGATGATAAGCAGCGTTTAGAAGATTTAATTGAAATGGTGCAGGCCGGAAACGAGGAAGTGCAAAACAGGCTGCTAAAAGCGTATCAACCTTTTGTCGCCAAAAGTGTTTCTGATGTATGTAAACGATATATAGATCCTCAAATAGATGACGAGTTTAGCGTTGGGCTGTTGGCATTCAACGAAGCAATGCTTTCTTACTCGGCGGATAAAGGCAGCTCGTTTCTGTCGTTTGCCCGATTGGTCGTGAAGCGTCGTGTCATCGATTATATCAGGCAGGAACAAACCAAGACTGCTGCTGCATCCATTGACGAGCCATTAGAGGATGCCCAACTGGAAAATCCTTCTGAGGTAAATGCAGCAAAAGCAATTTACCAGGATCAGGTAGACAGCTGGTATCGAAGAGAAGAAATCAGAGATTTGCAAGATAAGCTCAAAGAATATAAATTGTCCTTTGAGGAGCTTACGGTTATTTCGCCGAAGCATCGTGATGCACGAGAATCCGCCATCCGGGTGGCCAGAGTGCTTTATGAAAATGAATTTCTGAGAAGCTATGTCCTAAAGAAGAGAAAAATTCCGATTAAAAATCTGGTTAACTATGTGGATGTCAGCAAAAAAACATTAGAGAGAAACAGAAAATTCATTTTGGCCATTTTTATTATTCTCAGTGGGGATTATATTTATTTAAAAGATTATCTAAAGGGGTTGGGTTAGTGAAAAGAGGAATCATCATGGAGCGGCATCGCCATTACATAGTTGTGATGGATAAGTATGGTGTATTCCACAAAGCCGAACCTGTTGCTTCCGCAGAGGTCGGCGCAGAGGTGGAATTTAAACCGATTCAGAACGGTCGCTTCCATCGCTTTTTGTTAACTGGGAAGTCAGTGAACAAGCGTACGAAAATCGCTGTTATGACGGTCCTGGTTATGCTGATCACCTTTCCGCTTTACGCGTGGTACAACGGTGGCAAAGTGTATGCGTATGTCAATGTTGATATCAATCCGAGTGTAGAAATGGAAGTAGATGAAGCGATGAAGGTGAAAAGCATCAGACCGTTGAACGATGATGCTGAGCAAATACTAGTCGAGTTAGGTCCATCCTGGAAAAATAAAACAGTAGAAGAGGTGACTTCTCTTCTGATTGAGCAGGGAAAGAAAGACCAGCTTATCGATGGGGAAAACGTCGTGATTATTGGGGTCAGTTACTTAGATGGCCGGGAAAAAGAAAAATATATTACCGATACATTGGATGAATATTTTAATCGGCATCCACAAGAGGAACTTAGTGTTGCAACATTCGAAGTACCCGAGAAAATCCGTGAAGCTGCAAGATCTGAGAGTAAATCCATGAATGAATTGTTCGCTGAAGAGGTCGATAAACAGGTCGAATCCGATACGGAAGCATTGCAAATCGATGATCAGGAAAAAGAACTTATACAATCTTATTATCATAAAGATGATCACGTGGAAGATAAAGCTGACGACAGGGATTCCGGTGATACCGTAACAGAACAGACTGACAGTAGGTCCGAATCATCTAATGACTTGAAAAACAGCCAAAGCGATACAGTCAAACAAACAGTGGCTTCCCAGGAAAATCGTGAGGATTCAACAGGGAAAACGGATGCCGAAAAAAAGGTAGATACCAAAGAACAGACAGAAAAAAAGCACTCCAATCCTGTTGATGATGCAAAGAAAACAAAGAAACAGGAAACAAACCAGCAAAAAGAATCGAGTCCAAAACACGATATGGAAAGCAAAAGCAATCAGGAACATTCCATGAAACACGTCCAGCCCGAAAAATCGAACAAGAAAAAAAACAAACAAGCAAACAGAAAAAAACAAAGACACCACCAGCAAAAGAACCGGGATACTGACAACCACTCACGTGGACACGGTAATAGAAGTAAAATGGACAAGCACGATAACCCTTCCCATAGCCATCATTAAAGAAAAGCTCTTTTCCATCAATCGGAAAGGGGTTTTTTTGCGAGGCAAGAAAGATGAAGGAGGCTTGTTGGGATTGTACATTGAGCAGCCGTTTGGTTTTTAGTTGGTGATCTATACTTAATCCATTACAATAAATGTATACAAATGCGGAGAGGGAGCTGCAAAAATGGAGTCAAGAAAACCGAGAATAGGTATTGTCGGGCTAGGAAATATTGCACAAAAAGCCTACCTGCCTATCTTAATGAAGGAAACGGACTGGCAATTAGCGGGGGCCTATTCACCCAACCAAGCGAAACGGGAGAAGCTGTGCAAAAATTTTCGGATAAACAGCATCAACAGTCTGGCAGCGCTGTCTTCCAAAAGTGACGCTGTATTTGTTCATACATCCACAGAAACGCACTATGAGGTCGTTTCCTATTTGCTTGGACAAGGAAAAGACGTATATGTCGATAAACCATTGGCGGCCAGCCTAGATCAAGCAGTTCGGCTCGCAGAATTAAGTGAAGAGACTGGCAGAAAACTGATGGTCGGTTTTAACCGTCGATTCGCACCGTTGTATAGGAAAGCGAGAGAAATGTCAGTGGGATTCGATTGGGTGCAAATGGAAAAACACCGGACGGACAGTATCGGACCGGATTCATTTGCTTTCACGATGCTTGACGATTATTTGCACATAATCGATACCATCCGCTGGTTGGCGGATCAAAGTGAATTGAAAGTCACGGATTTGTTTACAAGGGAAAACGAGACCGGGCAAATGTTGCTTGCCAAACATTCTTTTCAAACGAACGGGCAACACTTCACCACGGCGATGCATCGGCGTGCCGGAACAAATCTGGAGAAGCTGGAAATAGTGAATGAACAATCGATAATCCGGGTAAATAATTTAAATACACTGCAGGTGGAAGCAGAAGGCTGTGTAACAGAAAGTTCTTCTGCTTCATGGGAAGAACTGTTGACGACTAAAGGGTTTACCGGAGCAGTGTCCCATTTTATTTCAGCGATCAAGAATGATAAAACCCCTGATGTGGATGGTTGGGATGCTGTGAAATCCCAACAGCTGCTTGATAAATTAATCGACAGGCATCAGCGAAAGTAATCCATCGTAACAAATGGCATCAAAGATAGAAAGGGTTCGATTTATATGTCCAAACTGGACTTGAAGCAATTTGAGAAAAAGCTAATCGTACGAACCATAAAGGAAGAAGATATTCCGCAAATTCTAAAGCTGCAGAAGTCCTGTTTCCCGCATATGGATCCGTGGAAACCAGAGCATCTACAAAGCCACTTGGAACATTTTCCAGAAGGCCAGTTTTGTGTGGAATTGGATGGGGATATCATCGGAAGCTGTTCTAGTTTGATTATCAACTTCGATGAATATGATGACAAACATACCTGGGATGACATTACCGACGAGGGCTATATAACCAACCACGATCCAGAAGGGTACAATCTATATGGCATCGAGGTAATGGTTGATCCTGAATACCAAGGAATGAAAATCGGCAAACGCTTGTATGAAGCACGAAAAGAACTGGCCAGAGAATTAAACTTAAAAAGTATTATTATCGGTGGTCGGATTCCGAATTACCATAAGTACCAGGATCAATTGACACCGAGACAATATGTCGAGGAAGTGATCGAGAAAAAGATTTACGATCCGGTTTTGACGTTCCAAATCATGAATGGATTTACCATTATGCGCATCAATCCAGGCTATTTGCCTGACGACGTGCAGTCAGCAAAGTATGCGACACTGATGGAATGGAACAACATCGATTACCGTGCGAAATCAAAACGGCATTTTAAGACGGCCTATCCGGTGCGGATTACGGTGATTCAGTACATGATGAAAAATATTGAGTCCTTTGAAGAATTTGCCCGGCAAGCAGAGTATTATGTGGACGTGGCTTACGACTTTGGATCTGACTTTGCTGTCTTCCCTGAAATTTTCACGACCCAACTGATGTCGTTTCTGGAGGAAAAAGTTCCATCAAAGGCAGTACGCCGCTTGACCGAATATACAGAAGAGTACATCGAGTTATTTACTTACTTGGCGATGAAATACAACATTAATATCGTCGGAGGCTCTCATTTTGTGGAAGAGGATGATCATATTTATAACATCGCTTACCTTTTCCGCAGGGATGGTACCATTGAAAAACAGTACAAAATTCATGTCACGCCGAATGAAAGGAAGTGGTGGGGGATACAGCCAGGCGATGCCGTCAAGGTGTTCGACACGGACTGCGGCAAAATCGCCATCCAAGTTTGTTATGATATCCAATTCCCTGAACTGACAAGATATGCGGTTGACCAGGGAGCAAACATTATCTTCGTGCCGTTCTGTACCGATGACAGGCAAGGTTATCTTCGTGTCAGATATTGTGCGCAGGCCCGTGCTGTTGAAAATCAAGTATATACGGTGATTGCCGGAACAGTAGGCAATTTGACGCAAGTCGAAAACATGGACATTCAGTATGCACAATCGGGTATTTTTACTCCATCAGATTTTGAATTTGCCCGGGACGGGATTATTGGTGAATGCCACCCTAACATCGAAACCGTCGTGGTCGGGGACGTGGACTTGGAAATCTTGCGCAGACAGCGTAAATCAGGCACGGTCCGGCAGTTGCGCGATCGAAGACGCGATTTGTTCGAAATCAATTATAAAAAATTAAATACGGGAGAAAACGATCAGAAGAAGGGATGATCAATCATGCTCAAGGGACAAGTGGCAATTGTAACGGGGGCATCCCGCGGCATTGGCAAAGCGATTGCCCGTGAGCTTGCCAAAAATGGAGCAAAGCTAACGATTACAGGAAGTTCAGACGAAGTTCACCGTACCAAGCGGGAATTGGAGGATGAGGGCTGTCAGGACATTTTATCTTTTCGTGCCGATGTAACCAAAGAGATAGAGGTCGATCAGGTAGTACAATCCACCAGGACGTCGTTAGGCTCGGTTGATATCCTTGTGAACAATGCTGGAGTGGGGGTATCGAAAAAAGTAGAGGACATAACGGTTGAAGAATGGAGAAAAACGTTCGAAGTCAATGTCCAAGGGGTATTCCTGTTTACGAAAGCAGTAATCCCGATAATGAAGCAACAGCAGTCGGGTACGATTATTACCGTTTCCTCGGATGTAGCCCGCTATTCACTTGCAGATAAAGGTTCCTTATATACAGCAACCAAGTATGCCGTTCAAGGATTTATTGGTTCGGTTGCTCAGGAGTTGCAACAAGACGGTATCCGGGTCAGCACCATAAATCCGGGGCTCGTCGATACCAATTTAGCAGACACCAAAAAAGACGAAACCAGTAAAAAGGATTGGCTGAAAGCGGAAGAAGTAGCTGAGGCAGTACGATACATGGCGGAAGCCCCTAAACATATGGTAATCGACGAGATGTATTTACATCCACTCTGTCAAGAATACCCGCGTACATGAAAGAGGCTAGGATAAAAGCATAGTGACCAAATAAAAACCGAACGATTCCCTTTCGAAATCGTTCGGTTTTAGTCTTTGGCCGCCCAAGCTTGTTTTTACAATTCGATTTCGATCGCCGGTGTGTGGGCCATGGCATGATCGATATAGTGAAGAAGATTTTCATGGGAATCGATGACGGTTTGTTCGCTTCGTGTATAGTGAAAGGCATGTAAGAACGTTTCGATTTTTTTGGCTAAAAAATCGTCCTGGGTCCGCACCATCAATACAAGCAAGTCATCCCATTGTCCCCAAAGTGTATAATACAATGCTTTGTCATAGTCAGGTATCACCATTTTCATCCCTCTTTCTGAAGGGTTGTTTTTAGTTTTGCCTCAGACTTTCAAAACAATTTACGTGCGTTTATGGAGAGGATGGAAATTGTTTACGGAAGGACGGCAATTAAAGGTACAAGTTGATTGTTTTTACCAACGATTGGTGTTTTGTAGAAGCGAATAAACCTCCATTCTTGAACCATACTAGCATTAAACCTGATAGAAGGAGGAATACACCATGAAATGGAAAGCAATAGGTGTCACGTTATTAGGTACCGCAATGCTAATGGGCTGCCAAAACAATGATGGCAACCAAACTGGCCAAGGTACCGATGATAACGGGGTACAGCAGACTCGATTCAACAACACAACAGATTATCCGAACCAGGGCAACAGACCTGGAGACGATGACTGGATGGACAATCGTAACATGGCAAACAACGGAGAAAATGCCGATAACCAAGGCAATCAAAATGGAAACAACGACCAGTATGAGGTAGATGAGCAGCTGGGAGACCGGATTGCCGAACAAGTCGATGACATCGACCGCGCCTATGTGCTGACTACCGGTAACAATGTTTATGTAGCTGCCGAATTGAACAAGGGAACGAACGGAAACAATGGTAACGGCGGCAATAATAATGATACCGGCGGCAACAATAATGGAGACGATGGCAATAATGCCAATTTCGGTAACAACGGGAATAATGGCAACAACAATGGCACGAACGGAAATAATGGAAACAACGGTGGTGACAATCAAGTCAGCAACAGAATCAAAGAAGAGGTTTCCAAAGTGGTGAAAGAAGCTGATGACAATGTGGAAAATGTTTATGTTTCCACGAACCCGGATTTCGTTAATCTGACCAATAACTATGCTCAGGACGTCCAAAACGGCGAGCCAGTAGAAGGATTTTTTGAACAGTTCGGTGAAATGACCCAGCGTCTTTTCCCGCAAAACCGATAGGGATTTTTTTTTGCTATGTGAACAAAGCGGCTGACCATTTCAAATGGCCAGCCGTTTTTTATTGTAAGAGGAAATGACTGTGTGTGGATCATTATTGGCTGAACCAGCCACGTCCAGATCCAACGCCTAGCCCCTCGAGGTCTTAAGCCCACCCTCTGTGTGACAAAAGAGCGCCACTTCGAAGCTTTGCTTAAGCTTGTCGGAGGCCGAAACGTTGTGGGTCATGAAGGCGTTACCACAGGCCGTGGAGGCTTTAGCCTGTACTCCTATAAACAGGCGTTTGCGCTTTTGTCCTTGTATAGGAAATGATAAATTTAACTGTCTGTGGATAATTATTGGCTGAAACAGCCACGTCCAACTCCAGCGCCTACCCCCTCGAGGTCTTAAGCCCAGCCTCGGTGTGGCAAAAAGCGCCACGCCGAGGCTGTTCTTAAGCTTGTCGGGGGTGAGCAAGGCGCTTGCGCTTTTGTTCTTGAAAATAGTAAATATGGCCAGGACCCTTTTCCTCTTCATCCAAGAATTTAGTGGTTAAATCGCTGTTCCTATCGATCGTCCATGAATGAACATCGAAGCAGCAAAAGTCAGCAGTCTGCATTATCAATAACTCCGCTTAATTGATAAAGCCCATTTAATATGTTATATTATTACCGATAATCCCAATAAAACATAGTGTATTAGTATGAATTTAAAAATGGGAGTTGAAAAATGAATGGGCCGTGAATTTATCGATTTATTTAATGAGTGGGCTGGTTCTTATGATGAAACCGTAACAGGTCATGATCCTCAGTATCGTGCTGTATTTGATAAATATGATACAATACTTGAAGAAGTCACTAATAATTCCCGGGGGAACGTTTTGGAATTTGGTGTAGGCACAGGCAATCTTTCCAAAAAGCTGATGGACGCAGGCCACAAAGTAATCGGCGTTGAACCTTCCGCGGCAATGCGGGAAGCCACTGCTAAAAAATTTCCTGATTTTCAAGTAGAAGATGGAGATTTTCTTACCTATCCGCAACCGGAAACCCCGATTTCGACTATTGTAAGTACGTATGCCTTTCATCATTTGACTGATGAAGAAAAAGGCCGTGCGATTAAAGGGTTCAGTGAACTGCTTCCTGCGGGAGGAAAAATCGTATTTGCCGATACTGCTTATCAAGACGAGGAAACAAAACAGCAGATCCACCAGCAGGCAAAACAGAACGGGTATAATGACTTATTATATGATTTAACGACCGAATATTACCCGATGCTTGATGTACTGCAATCATTGTTTGAAGACAACGGCTTTTATGTTACGTTTAAACAAATGAATCAATTTGTTTGGCTTATGATTGCCGAGAAGCAGTAACACTAACAAAGGAGTGGAGAAATAATGCCAGAAAAAATGAACGTGGAAAGTTTCAACCTTGACCATACGAAAGTAAAAGCACCTTATGTCCGCCTGGTTGGAGTAACTACCGGTCAAAGCGGTGATAAAGTTTATAAATATGATATTCGATTTTGCCAGCCGAATAAGGCTCACATGGAAATGCCGGGATTACACTCTATCGAGCATTTGATGGCTGAAAACATCCGCAACCATATCGATAACGTGCTTGATATTGGACCGATGGGCTGTCAGACAGGCTTTTATCTAGCGATTCTTAATAATGACAGTTATGAAGACGTGCTGGATGCATTGGAAAAGACACTGCAGGATGTATTGGAAGCTACCGAAGTGCCTGCTTGCAACGAGGTGCAGTGCGGATGGGCTGCTAACCACAGCTTAGAAGGAGCCAAAAAAATTGCTGCTGACATGCTGGAAAAGAAAGACGAATGGCAGCAAGTTTTTGCAGAATAAGGGGGTAGCTGAATGACTCGTTATCGAAATGTACAAGAGTTGATCGGCAATACCCCACTAGTCGAATTGACCAAGTTCCCCCTTCCTGAGGGGGTTCGTTTTTTTGCGAAATTGGAGTTTTATAACCCTGGCGGCAGTATTAAGGATCGATTAGGTCAGGAGCTGATCAATGATGCGCTCCAAAGTGGCAAAATATCAGAAGGCGGAACCATCATCGAGCCGACTGCCGGCAATACCGGAATTGGATTGGCGCTAGCTGCAATTGATAAAAATGTTTCTGTTACCTTTTGCGTACCGGAACAATTCAGCACGGAAAAACAGGAGCTTATGAAGGCTTTGGGAGCCACTATCGTTCATACCCCTACTGAAAAAGGAATGCGGGGGGCAATAGCCAAGGCGGAGCAGCTTGTCAGGGAGACTCCGAACAGTTATTCACCGCAACAATTTTCCAATGATGCTAATCCCGCTACTTATTACAAGACACTTGGACCGGAAATCTGGCGTGATCTGGATGGCAAAGTCGATGTATTTGTAGCCGGTGCTGGTACTGGTGGTACATTTATGGGCACTGCCCGTTATTTAAAAGAACAGAATCCAGACGTAAAAACCGCCATCGTTGAGCCGGAAGGATCGGTGATTGCTGGGGGAAAATCCGGACCGCAT
Encoded proteins:
- a CDS encoding PLP-dependent cysteine synthase family protein — protein: MTRYRNVQELIGNTPLVELTKFPLPEGVRFFAKLEFYNPGGSIKDRLGQELINDALQSGKISEGGTIIEPTAGNTGIGLALAAIDKNVSVTFCVPEQFSTEKQELMKALGATIVHTPTEKGMRGAIAKAEQLVRETPNSYSPQQFSNDANPATYYKTLGPEIWRDLDGKVDVFVAGAGTGGTFMGTARYLKEQNPDVKTAIVEPEGSVIAGGKSGPHKTEGIGMEFLPDYMERSYFDAIHTIPDEVAFDYVKKLAAMEGLLVGSSSGAACYAGLQEAMQAEPGTNIVTIFPDSSERYLSKRIYQGGV